The Dreissena polymorpha isolate Duluth1 chromosome 8, UMN_Dpol_1.0, whole genome shotgun sequence genome includes the window tatataaaatacgaaatatgcacattttaaacaCATCCTTGCAAATAAGTGTCATACAAGCACACGGTAATCAATAATAGACAAGCATGCACTTACGTCATAGTTTAACTGCTATTAGATGATACATGTGATGCTGATCATAATAAGGAAGCGTGTACATTACCTTTTTCTGTAAAAGATACACTTTGTAACGAAAGCAATTCAAGTTCAAATGTCTATTTGTTAAATGTGATAgataatcaatgaaaatcatcgCATAGAAATTATATATGTGTAGATACAGGTTTTCCATGGCATATATTATCATACACAATGATAAATAGAGTGAATCGATGATTATGGATTTtaattattaaaggggccgtccaacatattttggcatgtattaaagcttgtcatttactgcattaaatgctttatattgataaatttaaacatttgaaataaaaatctccagtaaaaaataaaaatacattttttttaaagaagaaaaaacgttaaacTCCACAGGGTTCGAACCACAGACCTCTAGAGTCATGAAAGCTTGGAGTAAAATGACTTTACCACtagaccatccacgctcacgtcaaatgcggaggtatttttagcaatataagtaatcctcgtagtttcccaaaatatttcGTTTTCATTGTTTACACTATTTTGAATAGTAGTTATTTTAAACCTACGAATGTATGTTTTTTGCAAACATTTACACACATAACATTTATGTGAAAACAAGCCGTTAAATGGTAGCAAACAAACAAGTTACCTGTCGACAATATATAAAGCCTATTGCTCATGTCAATAAGTATTGACGTCCTTACACAAGCTGAACCAAGCAAATGTTTGGCTATGTACCCATAGTGTTGCATTGACCTTGACCACATGGTTAACTATTAGTCAATTATAATAAACTTTCATGATTAATGATGTATTTACAGTCTGGACCTCATATTCTCAACGATCGGTTGAGAtctcaaaaaaaattatttgatgGCATTACGTTTATGAATTAAGTTCAGTCCAGCTGTAAGCGTGAATATAATAAATCACATCGCTAAAGATATTACAATCAAAATCGATTACCATCTAAACGCTGCAGATTAATTATGTATAAATGTCGGATAACTCATCATCTCGGTCAAGAACGGCTTACTGAATCGTGATGTTCGAGACCTTACTCCTACAAAACTGGAGATAAAACCTTGTCAGATCCTTACACTTGTGAATGCTAACTCGTAAacataaatcaaagcagcgtatCATTACGTTTGCACACGCATCATGTGGCAACTAAGCATAAAATATGTTAGAAGGATCACGATCAGTTCCGTGTGGCTATTTCTTGTGTTAACCGGATCATACAAGAATTGAAACGTAGTATTACATAGCATCGACATCGCGattcaatacaatatatatagatTTTATACGATGCTCATGCTTAACACTTGGTAAAGTTTGATCGTTTTATTAGTATAACTGATTTTTACATGTAATACGAGTTACAGGACCAACTTTAATGTCCAATTAAACTTGATCCGATCATCACAATAGTTTTTAGGTCAATGCTAAGATAATAATCATGGCGCTACTCGTTATAGCGTGAACCTAGCAATACAGGTAGGTCCTATGTGGAGCTATGGTTTTTGGTGTCAACACTCAAAATGCTTTTGCAACCTAATTACTCTAGCATAAAAGCGCTCGTGGTTatgttaaacatgaaaacaactcgAATGCAGAGATCCTGTTAAAGTAATGTCGCATGGAGCGTTCATAGTTATACAGAGAAAACGGGAGCGTGAAATTATGTTAGACAATATAATTATAGTGCAAGTAGACCACACCCAACGGCGAAGATGTAGTAGAGTTTTCTTGTATATGTTTAAATAGCTTTACTTTAAAAGATTGAGGTctaaattatttataacaatCTACAACTATATAACATGTCCTCTAGTCTTCTACAGCAGTCATTATATGTAGTTTGCCCGTGTTTATTGCGGCCACAATAAAAACCCACTGAATGATGAATATAGAGCGCCGGCAATGCCAGTGTTAGGAACTTCGATAGTTTGAACAGCTACTTCATCTCCTGCAGTCAGCTTAATCACAATCGTTTGACTGCTTTGGTCGGATCGTCCATTTTCCCCCTGTCCATGCATGCGTGCGACAATGTTTCCGTTGTGAACTATAGCTGTATGAAACTCTTCATTCGCTAAAGTCAAAGCAGCAGATGACACGACATAAACGCCGGATAGAGGAGCTATAAAAACACTGTATTTAGGGTGGTACCCGCCTCCATCATTTGTTAGAACCTGTTCAAAAATTACGTTCTGATCAATGCCGACATGATTCTGGCCATTGGTTTTCATCGCGCAAAAGGCTACATTTCCTTGTGCAGCAAATCTTCTGTTGTTGACAGGATGTACTGGAATAAAGACACAGCCGATCAAAGAATAAGTTGTTTCTAAGGTCTACATGATAAAACAATAGATGTTTTAAACATAATCAAAGCAATATTATGTACAATGTAATTAATTGAACCAATACTAAATTAtcattactttttttaaactAATCATATAAACGTGTGAGTTTATGTATCATAACGCATTAAAATATCAGTGTCAAAGTGTAATACTTCAATGTAAGTTACCAGGTGACCAAGTGTTCTTGTCGTTCGCAGCTACTGTCCCTTCATCTTGACCACTGCTGTCCTTGCGTGATGCATTGTTCTCTTCAAACGTTTGTAATACTATGTCGGACAATATAATTCTCTTTCCAGACGCTTCGATTATGTTGTCAAACGGTTTCTTGCCTTTTTCATTCCCCGCAAATGTTTTGTCAGACAGTTTTTCCTCAAGCGCAATTAGTCTTCTGTTGGAGCAGTCATGTTCCCTTTTCAGCATAAAAACTTTTCTGTCAGACAGTTTCCTGTATGTTTCTAGATTAGCGACTCTTTTCTCGTACGACACAATGTCTTTTTCAAGCGAACGTATTCGCTTGTCTGAAACTACTTGATTTTCTTCCAGCGCAGTAAGCCTGGTAAATAAAGCTTGAAATTCCTCATCTGTTACAGCTTCAATATGTTCAAATCCAAAGCAAAAGAAAACTGTACACACTGACAATATGGTCTTCATTTTAAAAATGGACATATCCCACGACAATATATGATAAGGCATTTATCTTATCAATTCGTTTAGTcccaatttaaacaagaaatatattccGATCCCATTGAACATTTTCAAGCGTTGGTCCCTCACTATTCAGTCGacattaaagggactttttcgcgttttggtaaattgacaaaataaaaaataaaaattgtttcagatccgcaataTTCCGTTTTAGCAATGATATTtgggaggaaacagtaaaactgaacatttacgatgctcgaaaatatccattatatgcatcttttgacgatttaaaatctgaaaattatcaagcacTGCAATgcgaaaggattgaataattttggagatttctgttgttgtcgttatattttgtgatactaggAGCATTGCATCTATAAGTATAAaaaacatcactcattgtatgagcacggatggccagagtggtctaagcgatagacttttactccagggctccatgggtcagtggttcgagcacagttgaggtttactttttttaatggagcttttaagatccaattttttaatcaatcaatatagagcatttaatgacaaacttcaatacatgccgaaatctgtgaaaatacCTCTTTAAGATGTAGTTCGTATAAGTAAGATAGGTTTCGTTTTGGTTACCAACTCTGAACTGAGAATCTActgtataaatataaactaaacattttgtaaaaacgCCATATAGTAATCCGGTATATGCAGGTCTAGTTGAGACACTCTATTTAACGCAGTTTATTTGCACAAGAAGTTCTGCGTTAAATGCAAGATGGCGATATAAGTTTAAACCCGATTTAAACTTGAGTTAAAGTATAAGCATGACACACTGTGTATTATGTGAGTagcaatttcaatatttatttagcaTAGTCTCATTTATACCTG containing:
- the LOC127842308 gene encoding caprin-2-like, yielding MSIFKMKTILSVCTVFFCFGFEHIEAVTDEEFQALFTRLTALEENQVVSDKRIRSLEKDIVSYEKRVANLETYRKLSDRKVFMLKREHDCSNRRLIALEEKLSDKTFAGNEKGKKPFDNIIEASGKRIILSDIVLQTFEENNASRKDSSGQDEGTVAANDKNTWSPVHPVNNRRFAAQGNVAFCAMKTNGQNHVGIDQNVIFEQVLTNDGGGYHPKYSVFIAPLSGVYVVSSAALTLANEEFHTAIVHNGNIVARMHGQGENGRSDQSSQTIVIKLTAGDEVAVQTIEVPNTGIAGALYSSFSGFLLWPQ